The DNA window AGCGTGGCACTCATTCGCCACGTCACTCCCGGCGGTAAGGAATCTGGCCGGAAAATATGCGGGGGACCAatttgatgcatttttttcaaTCTGGAGGACTAAATTTGTGCAATTGGGAACTCAGGGACTAAATCGGTGCATTTTGTAAATCTCAGGGACCactttggtgtttaactccaccAAATGATATTCTCACACGttcaatttattgaaatttaagtctaaaatattgaaaaagaaTACTTCTAGTTGtttcctaaaaaaaataaagtattaattTAGGACAAAATGTGTGCATAAAGTAAACTTAGAACAAAATGCgaatcttttgaattttaaaacagTATACATAACAAGGTTTTGCAGATTCCTAACTCCCAAattgcacttttgcatttcCATTTACCTCATTCCACAGCAAAAAAGCGGTTATTTACTCACAGACTCGTCCAATGCAAAATTAGTATTATACAGAGTTGTCAGATAATCAGATTAATATGTTTGATTCAGAGtatcattcttctttctttaattttatttatttatatcttcATTCTTATTTTCTATCTTACTGAAGTTGTTAATATTTTGACATCAGAATGGAATTTGTGAGGGAAAGGCATTGATTCTGTCTGTAGGGTGAATATGATAGCCCACAGGAAGAAACAAACCCTTCAATCATAGAGCACTGCCACTCACTCTCAGATTCAAAGTATTTATGTCCTTTCAAAGTATTGATTCTGTTTGTAGGGCTATAAATAATGCAAATGCACTTTATAGCCTTTTCGAGGATTAACTGCAAAAGAAGACACGTCCCTTTGGACTTTTAGGAGGCCAGTGTTTTACActtgtttttcaaattattttttatttttattttatccacCTGAGAAAAATGGCCATAATTTCTGAAATATATATTCCCAACCAACACAAAGCCAAAAAGCTATTGCTAGCATATTAAACTATCAGTTGTGGAATAGAATCTTAAATTTTCATCCACCAAATACTCTTCAAAAATCAAccgaatttattatttttatcaatactTTTAACTATCAATCTAATTCTTAGTCTAACAATTCAATAATATATTTGTAGTCCACAATTTTAAACATTATTAGTTAACTattggttaaaaataataaattcttctAGTCCTCTATCATTCCTCATATTATATAGTACAGCTTAatccttatcttatcttctgtTCGTCTTTGAGGGAATCAAACATCAATTGGGCTCATAGGCACAGAATATTGAAAGCTTCTGAAGCACTCGTTGTTATACACTACAAAAGACTGAAGACTGCAAAGCAATATGCATGCTTATCGCTTTCAAAGACCAACATCTCCTACGACTCTCAAATCCAATCACTATGATACTCTGcttacaaaatattattctcACATTTCTTCCGCAGAATCGTCACATGTTAAACATCATAACAAAAGAATCTACATGGTGATATGTTTCACACTAGTAACACTTAAGTACCATAGTTCTAGGTTGATTTATTGATGACCATAAGGTTGGCAAAATAAAAACTCATGCTACAGACTATGTTTCAAGCGACATAAATATGTACACCATCTGCATATCTAATTTTCCATCAGGGCATAATATGACAAAAACATGAGAATCAGCATTAAGTAAGATCTCCCTTCATAGTTTTTGTTCCAAGACGGGTCTGTGAAAAGTTAGGTGTTTGAACTTCTAGCTCTTTTCAAAATCAGGCTGATTGGTGACAGATCTCACCCACGACCACTTATGATCTTTTGTATTGACTGGGTTCTTTGCACTCGCTATATCATCCAATGGAATATATGCATAGTTTCCATTAATAAGACCAGCTACAAATCCAGTATACCCTGCCATAATACCATGAATTGCAGAGTGCGCTAGAAGTGTGCAGTACAAATTATCAGTGGCATTTGCAGCAACAGCACGAATCATGTATGTAGGATCTATGTACTTCACCGTAAATAACTCACCCGGGTGCTCCCTCGCCCACCACTTGTTTAGCTCTGATTTCAGCCACACACCAACATCCAAGAACACTGGATTGCCAGATTCATCCTTTTCTTGCTTCTGTGAATCGGTTCTGGGTATTATATCCTGGCCAGCACCCTCAGCAACGACAAGCACCGCATGCCCGTTTGCCTTCAATCGCTTGTCGAGAAATTCGAAAAGTCCTCCTTTTCCTTCCAAGAAAAAGTCTATCTCAGGAATTAGGCAGCAATCGACATCACGGCTGCTAAGTGTTGCATATAAAGCTATGTGCCCTGTACTTCGACCCATCAGCTTTACCAGGCCTATCCCGTTAACCGCACTCACAGCCTCTACATGAGCAGCACTTATTGCTTGCTGAGCCATTTCAACTGCTGTTTGGAATCCGAAAGATCTGTCAATTATTCCCACATCATTATCCACGGTCTTAGGAATTCCAACAACTGCAACATTCAGTTTGCGACGTCTAATTTCATCAAATATCTTCACAGCTCCTCGCATAGTCCCATCGCCACCTATAATGTACACCTGTTGATGTGCACAGTGAATTAGTTCTTCAGAAATACTGGATGCCTTGTTATGTATGCTATAGCCACCTTATgtgagaagaaaaaattaattcaagagGGCTTGctatctaaattctaaattaccTGAATCCTACTAAACTTTTTGTTGCAATCTTCGGAAGAATGGTTAAAGCCAAAACACGAGTTAACAACAAGCAAATCAAGTCTAGAAATGATTACATTGAAAATCTCCAATCTCACACATAGAAAGTCAGGGAAATTCAATCTCATTGATTTCAAGTGCATTCAGTTCAGAAATATCCATGATATATTAGATTAGTTTAAAATCAGTTTAACAATCACAATGTGAGTTTAATAGTTAGAGCCATTTCTTATGAACCAGCCTTGAACAAGCCACTTATTTCACATAATTTTGTTGATTAACTTTCCTAGGATCATTTCAAGGCATGTAAATCAAGCACAATGACATCTTACAATTTACAAATTTCGGTTTCATGATGAAGGGGAAAATACAGGGCTAATCAACaacaaaaatgcataaaattaacTAGTCATCTTGATCATATATAAACCTAACAAGGTCAAACTGCATTGAGCATTCACTCATTGACTGTATTGAGAAGCTTTGACCAAGGAAAACATGATAAAGATTTCACAAAGCGAAGTTAGTTTGGTGACCTGGTTGAAGCGAAGGTTTTCGATAGCGTCAACGATCTTATTGAGATCGAAACCGCCTCTAGAAGTTTCGAGGACGGTGCCACCTCTCTTGTGCCAGTCATCAACCAGCTTGGGGTTCAGCTCCACCGGCTCCCGCCAGTAGAACCCCCTGTAACCGGCGGTGATCCCGAAGATCTGGCGCACCCCGTAGAGGTCCCAGAGGCCCACAACGAGCTCCCTGATGACGGTGTTGAGGCCAGGGCACAGCCCCCCGCACGTGACAATAGCGGCGCGCACCTCGGAGGGGTGGAAGAAGACTTGGTTGCGGGGGCCGGCGCGGTGGTAGGCAGAGAGAGGGAAGGGAGTGGCGAAGGTTCCGGAGAGGTCGTAGGTGATCTGGCGCAGAACGACGTCGGATTGGGATACGTAAAAACCTTGATCGGTGTGGAAGTAGGGGTCGTGATCCAAGGGGTTCTGGTGAGTTTGGATTGTTGAGACGTAGTGAGTGAGATGGGGAAGTTCTTTGAGGTTGATGGGATTGAAGAGTTTGCTTGTGTCCACGCCGGAATTGCTGTTCGATATAGCCATGGCTTCCTATCACGTAGCTAACGGTacgaaatgaaaagaaaagaagagaaatgagAAGAAAATTATAAAGGCCTGGAACTCACTGAGTCACTGCTTTTGACGTGTTGCAATTAGCGTACTTGCTAACCTCTGAGGCTCTTACACGCATGCATGAATACACCTACACACCGACTAcatttttctaaaattcttcttcctttacttttgttttttaatgAATAACATTGTATATACTTCTGACATTATGATAATGTAACAATAACAATAGTAATAGTAACAGAACAACATTATAACATCATCAATAATAACGACAACATCAACCAAAGAGCAACAAAGCAAATCAATGACAATAATAAAGACTAGTTACTTCTTATAGTCCTACATACTAATTAAGTAATTAGAAAGTTTGATTTAGAtaattttcttgctctttattttctggAAGAGGAACTTTGACCGAATGAAAGAAATTCCTTTCTTGTTTGTAAAGAACTTGTTTTAAGTCTTAAAAGGtaaattttaaacattatatAAAAAGAAACCACACATGAAGTATAATTGGAGTAGTAGAATGACAATGAAAAGTATCTTCATTCACATAAGTGAGTTGAGGACATTGGTACTAAGCTTGTGCATTTCCGGTGATCAACCATATCTCATACTACTATTATTAATTTAGCCAAATTAATTCGATTATAGTTTAATTTTAGGGAGTACTTTTGTATTCATCCACTCAGATATTTAgccaaaataatttaattatagtttaattttaGAGAGTACCTTTATATTCAT is part of the Arachis duranensis cultivar V14167 chromosome 1, aradu.V14167.gnm2.J7QH, whole genome shotgun sequence genome and encodes:
- the LOC107465861 gene encoding ATP-dependent 6-phosphofructokinase 2, producing the protein MAISNSNSGVDTSKLFNPINLKELPHLTHYVSTIQTHQNPLDHDPYFHTDQGFYVSQSDVVLRQITYDLSGTFATPFPLSAYHRAGPRNQVFFHPSEVRAAIVTCGGLCPGLNTVIRELVVGLWDLYGVRQIFGITAGYRGFYWREPVELNPKLVDDWHKRGGTVLETSRGGFDLNKIVDAIENLRFNQVYIIGGDGTMRGAVKIFDEIRRRKLNVAVVGIPKTVDNDVGIIDRSFGFQTAVEMAQQAISAAHVEAVSAVNGIGLVKLMGRSTGHIALYATLSSRDVDCCLIPEIDFFLEGKGGLFEFLDKRLKANGHAVLVVAEGAGQDIIPRTDSQKQEKDESGNPVFLDVGVWLKSELNKWWAREHPGELFTVKYIDPTYMIRAVAANATDNLYCTLLAHSAIHGIMAGYTGFVAGLINGNYAYIPLDDIASAKNPVNTKDHKWSWVRSVTNQPDFEKS